A window from Variovorax sp. PBL-E5 encodes these proteins:
- a CDS encoding metallophosphoesterase family protein → MKTHDPGRRQALGCLSAWSGAAVVWTLSGGIPVALGATHTATPQAGAKGALTFVQISDTHIGFNKAANPDVVGSLRHAIADINALPVAPAFAVHTGDVSHLSRADEFGRAKEIFQELHVDRIHTVPGEHDAIDDGIAGYLKYFDHDGKGRGWYSFNQGGVHFVGLTNVLNFKAGTMAALGDDQLAWLKKDLAGVSHSTPIVVLAHIPLWTIWEPWGWGTADSDQALALLRPYGSVTVLNGHIHQVLQKVEGHVSLHTAMSLAYPLPTPGQEGIGEPGPVTVPAGELGKLLGTRQLNLVRGQRELAMVDRPLDR, encoded by the coding sequence ATGAAAACCCATGATCCGGGCCGCCGTCAGGCGCTCGGTTGCCTGTCCGCATGGAGCGGAGCCGCCGTTGTCTGGACCCTCTCCGGCGGCATACCCGTCGCGCTCGGCGCGACCCACACCGCAACGCCGCAAGCGGGCGCGAAGGGCGCGCTGACCTTCGTGCAGATCAGCGACACGCACATCGGCTTCAACAAGGCCGCCAACCCGGACGTGGTCGGCAGCCTGCGCCACGCCATCGCGGACATCAACGCGCTTCCGGTCGCGCCGGCCTTCGCCGTCCACACGGGCGACGTGAGCCATCTGTCCAGGGCCGACGAGTTCGGTCGTGCCAAGGAGATCTTCCAGGAGCTGCACGTCGATCGGATCCACACGGTCCCCGGCGAACACGACGCCATCGACGACGGCATCGCCGGCTACCTCAAGTACTTCGACCACGACGGCAAGGGCCGCGGCTGGTACAGCTTCAACCAGGGCGGCGTGCATTTCGTCGGGCTGACGAACGTGCTCAACTTCAAGGCCGGCACGATGGCTGCGCTCGGCGATGATCAGCTGGCCTGGCTCAAGAAGGACCTGGCGGGCGTCTCGCACTCGACGCCGATCGTCGTGCTCGCGCACATTCCGCTGTGGACCATCTGGGAGCCCTGGGGCTGGGGCACCGCCGATTCCGATCAGGCGCTTGCGCTGCTGCGTCCCTATGGCTCCGTCACCGTGCTCAACGGCCATATTCATCAGGTGCTGCAGAAGGTCGAAGGTCACGTGTCGCTGCACACCGCGATGTCGCTGGCCTACCCGCTGCCCACGCCCGGACAGGAAGGCATCGGTGAACCGGGGCCCGTCACGGTCCCGGCCGGCGAGCTCGGCAAGCTGCTCGGTACGCGCCAGCTGAACCTGGTGCGCGGCCAGCGCGAACTCGCGATGGTCGACCGCCCGCTCGATCGCTGA
- a CDS encoding CBS domain-containing protein: protein MAERTVYQSVTHKQVIRVGPQATARHVACVMTRANCTSVLVMEPPDILLGILTERDLMTRVLARGLDADRATAREVMTPNPICVPPEMRVSDAVVLMLERGFRHLPMVAGTRILGVFSARDALPREIGAAVSQTEFNEQVNDVLG, encoded by the coding sequence ATGGCAGAACGCACCGTGTATCAGTCCGTTACGCACAAGCAGGTGATTCGCGTCGGCCCGCAGGCCACCGCGCGCCACGTCGCTTGCGTGATGACCCGCGCCAATTGCACCAGCGTGCTCGTGATGGAGCCGCCGGACATCCTGCTCGGCATCCTCACCGAGCGCGACCTCATGACCCGCGTGCTGGCGCGCGGGCTCGACGCCGACCGTGCCACGGCGCGCGAAGTCATGACGCCCAATCCGATCTGCGTGCCGCCGGAGATGCGCGTCTCCGATGCCGTGGTGCTGATGCTGGAGCGCGGCTTTCGCCATCTGCCGATGGTCGCTGGCACGCGCATCCTGGGCGTGTTCTCGGCACGCGACGCGCTGCCGCGCGAGATCGGCGCGGCCGTGAGCCAGACCGAGTTCAACGAACAGGTCAACGACGTTCTGGGCTGA
- a CDS encoding 2-oxoacid:ferredoxin oxidoreductase subunit beta, translating into MTYLAKPRLRHPTLATNKVGYTRRDYEGKISTLCAGCGHDSISAAIIEACWELDIEPHRVAKLSGIGCSSKTPDYFLGASHGFNTVHGRMPSVLTGANLANRDLLYLGVSGDGDSASIGLGQFAHAMRRGVRMAYIVENNGVYGLTKGQFSATADQGSKSKKGVVNSDSPVDLVAMALQLGATYVGRGFSGNKAQLVPLIKGAISHGGAAFIDVISPCVAFNNHPGSTKSYDYVREHNEAVSRIDFISGRDEISVDMAPGEVLDVRQHDGTLLRLRSLHPDYNPGDRYAAMAYMQRHHEMGEVVTGLLYVDPLATDLHGALNTSDHPLNALDTAELCPGARALEKLNDSLR; encoded by the coding sequence ATGACCTATCTCGCCAAGCCCCGTCTGCGCCATCCGACGCTGGCCACCAACAAGGTCGGCTACACGCGGCGCGACTACGAGGGCAAGATCTCCACCCTGTGCGCCGGCTGCGGCCACGATTCCATCTCCGCCGCCATCATCGAGGCCTGCTGGGAACTGGACATCGAGCCGCATCGCGTGGCCAAGCTCTCGGGCATCGGCTGCAGCTCCAAGACGCCGGACTATTTCCTCGGCGCCTCGCACGGCTTCAACACCGTGCACGGCCGCATGCCCAGCGTGCTGACCGGCGCCAACCTCGCCAACCGCGACCTGTTGTATCTGGGCGTGTCGGGCGACGGCGATTCGGCCTCCATCGGCCTGGGCCAGTTCGCGCACGCCATGCGGCGTGGCGTGCGCATGGCCTACATCGTCGAGAACAACGGCGTCTACGGCCTGACCAAGGGCCAGTTCTCGGCCACCGCCGACCAGGGCTCCAAGAGCAAGAAAGGCGTCGTCAACAGCGACAGCCCGGTAGACCTCGTGGCCATGGCGCTGCAGCTGGGCGCCACCTACGTCGGGCGCGGCTTCTCGGGCAACAAGGCGCAGCTGGTACCGTTGATCAAGGGCGCGATCAGCCATGGCGGCGCCGCCTTCATCGACGTCATCAGCCCCTGCGTGGCCTTCAACAACCACCCCGGCAGCACCAAGAGCTACGACTACGTGCGCGAGCACAACGAGGCGGTGAGCCGCATCGACTTCATCAGCGGCCGCGACGAGATCAGCGTCGACATGGCGCCCGGCGAAGTGCTGGACGTGCGCCAGCACGACGGCACGCTGCTGCGCCTGCGCAGCCTGCACCCGGACTACAACCCCGGCGACCGCTATGCCGCCATGGCCTACATGCAGCGGCACCACGAGATGGGCGAGGTGGTGACGGGCCTGCTCTACGTCGATCCGCTGGCGACCGATCTGCACGGGGCGCTCAACACCAGCGACCATCCGCTCAACGCACTCGACACCGCCGAGCTGTGTCCCGGCGCGCGGGCCCTCGAAAAACTCAACGACAGCTTGCGCTGA
- a CDS encoding 2-oxoacid:acceptor oxidoreductase subunit alpha, producing the protein MSVKQIEAVNDFVIKFANVNGSGSASANELFAKAILRMGVPVSPRNIFPSNIQGLPTWYEVRVTEQGHLGRRGGTDMMVAMNPQTWDADVAELEPGGYLFYDSTRPLPPSKFRSDVRVIGMPLTEICNAVYNDPRQRQLFKNIVYVGALAILLGIEPEVVEKLFGEQYKGKEKLLASNVQALHLGCDFAREHLREPLGLQVRRADRVGQRIFVDGNSAAALGCVYGGATVAAWYPITPSSSVAEAFQRYCSKLRVDPKTGQHRFAIVQAEDEIASIGMVVGAGWNGARAFTATSGPGVSLMTEFIGLAYFAEIPVTLINVQRGGPSTGMPTRTQQADILSCAYASHGDTKHVLLFPEDPHECFEHAAAALDLADRLQTPVFVMTDLDIGMNQRLCEPFAWDDGKAYDRGKVMSAEALEAGRDFGRYKDVDGDGIPWRTLPGTHPTKGSFFTRGTTRDAYARYSERGPDYIYNMERLLKKFATAATLVPQPVLQPAAAKTDLGVIYFGSTSPSMREALETLEARGIHLDALRLRAFPFPDSVAQFLAQHRQVFVVEQNRDAQMRSLLANELDVDAARLVRVLHFDGTPITARFIVQAISAHLQAHAADATDSKEPA; encoded by the coding sequence ATGAGCGTGAAGCAGATCGAGGCAGTCAACGACTTCGTCATCAAGTTCGCCAACGTCAACGGCTCGGGTTCGGCCTCGGCCAACGAGCTCTTCGCCAAGGCCATCCTGCGCATGGGCGTGCCGGTGAGTCCGCGCAACATCTTCCCCAGCAACATCCAGGGCCTGCCGACCTGGTACGAAGTGCGGGTCACCGAGCAAGGCCACCTGGGACGCCGCGGCGGCACCGACATGATGGTGGCGATGAACCCGCAGACCTGGGACGCCGACGTGGCCGAACTGGAGCCCGGCGGCTACCTGTTCTACGACAGCACGCGGCCGCTGCCGCCGTCGAAGTTCCGCAGCGACGTGCGCGTGATCGGCATGCCGCTGACCGAGATCTGCAACGCGGTCTACAACGACCCGCGCCAGCGCCAGCTGTTCAAGAACATCGTCTACGTCGGCGCGCTGGCGATCCTGCTGGGCATCGAGCCGGAGGTGGTCGAGAAGCTCTTCGGCGAGCAGTACAAGGGCAAGGAAAAGCTGCTGGCCTCCAACGTGCAGGCATTGCACCTGGGCTGCGACTTCGCGCGCGAGCATCTGCGCGAACCGCTGGGCCTGCAGGTGCGGCGCGCCGACCGCGTGGGCCAGCGGATCTTCGTCGACGGCAACAGCGCGGCGGCATTGGGCTGCGTGTATGGCGGCGCGACGGTCGCGGCCTGGTATCCGATCACGCCCTCGTCCTCGGTGGCCGAGGCCTTCCAGCGCTACTGCAGCAAGCTGCGCGTCGATCCGAAAACCGGCCAGCATCGCTTCGCGATCGTGCAGGCGGAAGACGAGATCGCCTCGATCGGCATGGTGGTCGGCGCCGGCTGGAACGGCGCCCGGGCCTTCACCGCGACCTCGGGGCCGGGCGTCTCGCTGATGACCGAGTTCATCGGCCTGGCCTACTTCGCCGAGATCCCGGTCACGCTCATCAACGTGCAGCGCGGCGGGCCTTCCACCGGCATGCCGACGCGCACGCAGCAGGCCGACATCCTCTCGTGCGCCTATGCCTCGCACGGCGACACCAAGCATGTGCTGCTGTTCCCGGAAGATCCGCACGAGTGCTTCGAGCACGCGGCCGCGGCGCTCGATCTGGCCGACCGCCTGCAGACGCCCGTGTTCGTGATGACCGACCTCGACATCGGCATGAACCAGCGCCTGTGCGAGCCCTTCGCCTGGGACGACGGCAAGGCCTACGACCGCGGCAAGGTCATGAGCGCCGAGGCGCTGGAAGCCGGCCGCGATTTCGGCCGTTACAAGGACGTGGACGGCGACGGCATCCCGTGGCGCACGCTGCCGGGCACGCACCCGACCAAGGGCAGCTTCTTCACGCGCGGCACCACGCGCGATGCCTATGCGCGCTACTCGGAACGCGGCCCCGACTACATCTACAACATGGAACGGCTGCTGAAGAAGTTCGCGACCGCTGCCACCCTCGTGCCGCAGCCGGTGCTGCAGCCGGCCGCTGCGAAGACGGATCTCGGCGTGATCTATTTCGGCTCGACCAGCCCGTCGATGCGCGAGGCGCTGGAGACGCTGGAGGCGCGCGGCATCCATCTGGACGCGCTGCGGCTGCGGGCCTTTCCGTTTCCGGACAGCGTGGCGCAGTTCCTCGCGCAGCATCGTCAGGTCTTCGTGGTCGAGCAGAACCGCGACGCCCAGATGCGCAGCCTGCTGGCCAACGAGCTGGACGTCGATGCGGCGCGCCTCGTGCGCGTGCTGCATTTCGACGGCACCCCGATCACGGCACGTTTCATCGTTCAGGCCATCAGCGCGCACCTGCAGGCGCACGCGGCCGATGCCACCGACAGCAAGGAGCCCGCATGA
- a CDS encoding FAD-dependent oxidoreductase produces MQRTNIANPAYFHKVVDCQYACPAHTPVPEYIRMIAQRRYSDAYMVNWVSNVFPGILGRTCDRPCEPACRRGRVEESNAKDPEPVAICRLKRVAADMKDDVRARMPKVAPKNGKRIACVGAGPASLTVARDLAPLGYAVTVFDAEAKAGGFIRTQIPRFRLPESVIDEETGYILDLGVEFRSGQRIDSMKALMAEDWDAIFVGCGAPRGRDLDAPGRQEAAASIHIGIDWLNSVSFGHVTSIGQRVIVLGGGNTAMDCCRSARRLGGTDVKVIVRSGFEEMKASPWEKEDAQHEGIPIINFHVPKAFVHENGKLIGMRFEIVRAEYDAQGRRSLVPTGEPEAFFECDEVLVAVGQENSFPWIERDCGIAFDKWGLPKLDEKSFQSSVPRVFFGGDAAFGPKNIITAVAHGHEAAVSIDKLLHAEPVYVRPPPMTNLVSQKMGIHEWSYDNDTSNDLRYKVPWSKAETALASIRVEVELGFDAATAFKEAERCLNCDVQTVFTEPACIECDACVDICPMDCITFTTNGEEADLRPRLKAPALNLTQDLYVSGGLKTGRVMVKDEDVCLHCGLCAERCPTGAWDMQKFLLKMTPAGPDARKAQSAPTQGVPA; encoded by the coding sequence TTGCAGCGAACCAACATTGCCAACCCGGCCTACTTCCACAAGGTCGTCGATTGCCAGTACGCCTGTCCGGCGCACACCCCCGTTCCCGAATACATCCGCATGATCGCGCAGCGCCGCTACAGCGACGCCTACATGGTCAACTGGGTTTCCAACGTCTTCCCCGGCATCCTCGGGCGCACCTGCGACCGGCCCTGCGAGCCGGCCTGCCGGCGCGGCCGCGTCGAGGAAAGCAACGCCAAGGATCCGGAGCCGGTGGCGATCTGCCGGCTCAAGCGCGTGGCCGCCGACATGAAGGACGACGTGCGCGCGCGCATGCCGAAAGTCGCGCCGAAGAACGGCAAGCGCATCGCCTGCGTCGGCGCCGGGCCGGCCTCGCTCACCGTCGCGCGCGACCTCGCGCCGCTCGGCTATGCCGTGACGGTGTTCGACGCCGAGGCCAAGGCCGGCGGCTTCATCCGCACGCAGATCCCGCGCTTCCGCTTGCCCGAGTCGGTGATCGACGAGGAGACCGGCTACATCCTCGACCTCGGCGTCGAGTTCCGCAGCGGCCAGCGCATCGACTCGATGAAGGCGCTGATGGCCGAGGACTGGGACGCGATCTTCGTCGGCTGCGGCGCGCCGCGCGGGCGCGACCTCGACGCGCCGGGCCGGCAGGAGGCGGCGGCCAGTATCCACATCGGCATCGACTGGCTCAACTCCGTCTCCTTCGGCCACGTGACGTCGATCGGCCAGCGCGTGATCGTGCTGGGCGGCGGCAACACGGCGATGGACTGCTGCCGCTCGGCGCGCCGCCTGGGCGGCACCGACGTCAAGGTCATCGTGCGCAGCGGCTTCGAGGAGATGAAGGCCTCGCCCTGGGAAAAGGAAGACGCCCAGCACGAAGGCATTCCGATCATCAACTTCCATGTGCCCAAGGCCTTCGTGCACGAGAACGGCAAGCTGATCGGCATGCGCTTCGAGATCGTGCGCGCGGAGTACGACGCGCAGGGCCGCCGCTCGCTGGTGCCCACCGGCGAGCCGGAAGCCTTCTTCGAATGCGACGAGGTGCTGGTCGCGGTCGGCCAGGAGAATTCCTTCCCCTGGATCGAGCGCGACTGCGGCATCGCCTTCGACAAGTGGGGCTTGCCGAAGCTCGACGAGAAGAGCTTCCAGTCCTCGGTGCCGCGGGTCTTCTTCGGCGGCGATGCGGCCTTCGGCCCCAAGAACATCATCACGGCCGTGGCCCACGGGCACGAGGCCGCGGTGTCGATCGACAAGCTGCTGCATGCCGAGCCGGTCTACGTGCGTCCGCCGCCCATGACCAACCTGGTGTCGCAGAAGATGGGCATCCACGAATGGAGCTACGACAACGACACCTCCAACGACCTGCGCTACAAGGTGCCGTGGAGCAAGGCCGAGACCGCGCTGGCCAGCATCCGCGTCGAAGTCGAGCTGGGTTTCGATGCCGCCACCGCCTTCAAGGAGGCCGAGCGCTGCCTGAACTGTGATGTGCAGACCGTGTTCACCGAGCCCGCCTGCATCGAATGCGATGCCTGCGTGGACATCTGCCCGATGGACTGCATCACCTTCACCACCAACGGCGAGGAAGCGGATCTGCGACCTCGGTTGAAGGCGCCCGCGCTCAACCTGACGCAGGACCTCTACGTGTCCGGCGGCCTGAAGACCGGCCGCGTGATGGTCAAGGACGAGGACGTGTGCCTGCATTGCGGGCTGTGCGCCGAGCGCTGTCCGACGGGGGCCTGGGACATGCAGAAATTCCTGTTGAAGATGACGCCGGCAGGCCCTGACGCGCGCAAGGCGCAGAGCGCGCCGACGCAAGGAGTTCCGGCATGA
- a CDS encoding DUF3297 family protein, which translates to MTEATPLPPPPPLPDHLSIDPRSAHHVAVVFEHDIGIRFNGRERLDVEEYCISEGWIKVPAGKTLDRKGKPLLIKLKGRVEAFYR; encoded by the coding sequence ATGACCGAAGCCACGCCCCTCCCGCCCCCGCCGCCTCTTCCCGACCATCTGTCCATCGACCCGCGCAGCGCGCACCACGTCGCCGTCGTCTTCGAGCACGACATCGGCATCCGGTTCAACGGCCGCGAGCGGCTCGACGTCGAGGAATACTGCATCAGCGAAGGCTGGATCAAGGTGCCCGCCGGCAAGACGCTGGACCGCAAGGGCAAGCCGCTCCTGATCAAGCTCAAGGGCCGGGTCGAGGCCTTCTACCGGTAA
- the apaG gene encoding Co2+/Mg2+ efflux protein ApaG — MSTEPISIQVEPRYLPDQSSAQDRVHTFAYTVTVTNTGDVAAQLIARHWLINDASGHAQEVKGLGVIGQQPLLAPGESFRYTSGCRLQAPSGTMHGSYFFVTERGDRFDVPIPMFVLEADAGGMPTSRVLH, encoded by the coding sequence ATGTCCACTGAACCGATCAGCATCCAGGTCGAGCCGCGCTACCTGCCCGACCAGTCTTCCGCGCAGGACCGGGTCCACACCTTCGCCTACACGGTGACGGTGACCAACACCGGCGACGTGGCGGCGCAGCTGATCGCGCGCCACTGGCTGATCAACGATGCGTCCGGCCACGCGCAGGAGGTCAAGGGCCTCGGCGTGATCGGGCAGCAGCCGCTCCTGGCGCCCGGCGAATCCTTCCGCTACACCAGCGGCTGCCGGCTGCAGGCGCCGAGCGGTACCATGCATGGCAGCTATTTCTTCGTGACCGAGCGGGGCGACCGTTTCGACGTTCCGATTCCGATGTTCGTGCTGGAAGCCGATGCGGGGGGCATGCCCACCTCGCGCGTGCTGCACTGA
- a CDS encoding cation:proton antiporter, with product MSFPSNDLLGFWSEWVRPSAGLPTVLWSLLLATAAAAGHLVQRYMGLPKVIGYSIVGTIVGFAGFEGAIWPLQGISQFLLELGVAIVLFEAGGRLPLRWFRHNPMVLLQSLLEATLTYFGVFWALHWLGVPDPVANPVALMAIVASPAVLSRVVMDTRASGPVTERAMTLATLNTFYALALGYAQAGLIERAPLGLLQKLYPVAVVLGLSFVVGAVMALALRSALRVMSPTSENTSILLLAIIAAGAALAAHFGGAAPLAALIGGVLLKALNPKPWAWPRQLGTAASLLTMLMFVLVSIVAAQADWSLPVASVVLAVIGVRAFAKIAGVAIANPGSGASWKQAFWVGCAMSPLSSIALLITSSFVAASPLLGTMITQIALPAILLMEVLGAVLATIAIHGAGESSIPWTPEAFGIIEETQR from the coding sequence ATGTCTTTCCCGTCCAACGATCTGCTGGGCTTCTGGTCCGAATGGGTGCGCCCTTCGGCCGGTCTGCCGACCGTGCTGTGGTCGCTGCTGCTGGCCACGGCGGCGGCGGCCGGCCATCTGGTGCAGCGCTACATGGGCCTGCCCAAGGTGATCGGCTATTCGATCGTCGGCACCATCGTCGGCTTCGCCGGTTTCGAGGGCGCGATCTGGCCGCTGCAGGGCATCAGCCAGTTCCTGCTGGAACTGGGCGTGGCCATCGTGCTGTTCGAAGCCGGCGGCCGGCTGCCGCTGCGCTGGTTCCGCCACAACCCGATGGTGCTGTTGCAAAGCCTGCTCGAAGCGACGCTGACCTACTTCGGCGTGTTCTGGGCCCTGCACTGGCTGGGCGTGCCCGACCCGGTGGCCAATCCGGTCGCGCTGATGGCGATCGTCGCCTCGCCCGCGGTGCTGAGCCGCGTCGTGATGGACACGCGCGCCTCCGGCCCGGTCACCGAGCGCGCGATGACGCTGGCGACGCTCAACACTTTCTATGCGCTGGCCCTCGGCTACGCGCAGGCCGGCCTGATCGAGCGTGCACCGCTCGGACTGCTGCAGAAGCTCTATCCGGTGGCCGTGGTGCTCGGCCTGTCCTTCGTGGTCGGCGCGGTGATGGCGCTGGCGCTGCGCTCGGCGCTGCGGGTGATGAGCCCGACCAGCGAGAACACCTCGATCCTGCTCTTGGCCATCATCGCAGCCGGCGCCGCGCTGGCCGCGCACTTCGGCGGGGCGGCGCCGCTGGCGGCGCTGATCGGCGGCGTGCTGCTCAAGGCGCTCAATCCCAAGCCCTGGGCCTGGCCGCGCCAGCTCGGCACCGCGGCCTCGCTGCTGACCATGCTGATGTTCGTGCTGGTGTCGATCGTCGCCGCGCAGGCCGACTGGAGCCTGCCGGTGGCCAGCGTGGTGCTGGCGGTGATCGGCGTGCGCGCCTTCGCCAAGATCGCGGGCGTCGCGATCGCCAACCCGGGCAGCGGCGCGAGCTGGAAGCAGGCCTTCTGGGTCGGCTGCGCGATGTCGCCGCTGTCGTCGATCGCGCTGCTGATCACGTCGAGCTTCGTCGCGGCCTCGCCGCTTCTGGGCACCATGATCACCCAGATCGCGCTGCCGGCGATCCTGCTGATGGAAGTGCTCGGCGCCGTGCTGGCGACGATCGCGATCCACGGCGCCGGCGAGAGCTCGATCCCGTGGACGCCCGAAGCCTTCGGGATCATCGAGGAGACCCAGCGATGA
- a CDS encoding YbdK family carboxylate-amine ligase, which produces MPLERFNKSVALSLGVELELQLVNTHDYDLAPYAEDMLRLMAQTPLPGSVVPEMTSSMIEISTGICHSAQDVIHQLTPIRDALVKNADKLNIAVVGGGTHPFQQWHERRIYDKPRFRELSELYGYLSKQFTIFGQHVHIGCPDADAALLMLHRMSRYIPHFIALSASSPFVQGQDTQFDSARLNSVFAFPLSGRAPFTLSWKEFENYFMRMTRTGVVRSMKDFYWDIRPKPEFGTIEIRVFDTPLTVERAAALAGYVQSLAAWFLQEQPFTPTEDDYLVYTYNRFQACRFGLDALYVDPASGEHMPLREHILMTMTQLEWHSEALDATRALGELRTSVEANRNDARWLRELQGRERLLAEVIRQAALRFRSAAV; this is translated from the coding sequence GTGCCGCTCGAGCGCTTCAACAAGTCGGTGGCGCTGTCGCTCGGCGTCGAGCTCGAGCTGCAGCTGGTCAACACCCACGACTACGACCTCGCGCCCTATGCCGAGGACATGCTGCGGCTGATGGCGCAGACGCCGCTGCCCGGCAGCGTGGTGCCCGAGATGACCTCGAGCATGATCGAGATCTCGACCGGCATCTGCCATTCGGCGCAGGACGTGATCCACCAGCTCACGCCGATCCGCGATGCGCTGGTGAAGAACGCCGACAAGCTCAACATCGCGGTGGTCGGCGGCGGCACGCATCCGTTCCAGCAATGGCATGAGCGGCGCATCTACGACAAGCCGCGCTTTCGCGAGCTGTCCGAGCTCTACGGCTACCTCTCCAAGCAGTTCACCATCTTCGGCCAGCACGTGCACATCGGCTGTCCCGATGCCGATGCGGCGCTGCTGATGCTGCACCGCATGTCGCGCTACATCCCGCATTTCATCGCGCTGTCGGCCTCCTCGCCCTTCGTGCAGGGGCAGGACACGCAGTTCGATTCGGCGCGGCTGAACTCGGTGTTCGCGTTCCCCCTTTCGGGCCGCGCGCCCTTCACGCTGTCGTGGAAGGAGTTCGAGAACTACTTCATGCGCATGACCCGCACCGGCGTCGTGCGCAGCATGAAGGACTTCTACTGGGACATCCGGCCCAAGCCCGAGTTCGGCACCATCGAGATCCGCGTCTTCGACACGCCGCTCACCGTCGAGCGCGCGGCCGCGCTGGCGGGCTACGTGCAGTCGCTGGCGGCGTGGTTCCTGCAGGAGCAGCCCTTCACGCCCACCGAGGACGACTACCTGGTCTACACCTACAATCGCTTCCAGGCCTGCCGCTTCGGGCTCGATGCGCTCTACGTCGATCCGGCCAGCGGCGAGCACATGCCGCTGCGCGAGCACATCCTCATGACCATGACGCAGCTCGAATGGCACAGCGAGGCGCTCGATGCGACGCGCGCACTCGGCGAGCTGCGCACCAGCGTCGAGGCCAACCGCAACGATGCGCGCTGGCTGCGCGAGCTGCAGGGGCGGGAACGGCTGCTGGCCGAAGTGATTCGTCAGGCCGCATTGCGCTTTCGAAGCGCCGCCGTGTGA
- the thiL gene encoding thiamine-phosphate kinase, producing MSGLGEFDLIARYFTRPAKRSPLGVGDDCALLAPAAGMQLAVSSDMLVEGRHFLSTVEPARLGHKALAVNLSDLAACGAKPLAFTLALALPQVDEAWLEGFSRGLFALADAHGCELVGGDTTRGPLNLCITVFGEVPTGGALLRSGAQAGDDVWVSGTLGDARLALDVFRGRRTLPAELFALARARMEEPTPRVALGQALRGIASAAVDISDGLAGDLGHVLRASGVGARLDADAVAGRLAIGAHALAATAGLDAQARRACTLAGGDDYELAFTAPVTAREAVAQAGRASGTPVTRIGSIEAAPGLRIVDAQGAPLTQRFGGFDHFA from the coding sequence ATGAGCGGCCTCGGCGAATTCGACCTGATCGCCCGCTATTTCACGCGGCCCGCGAAGCGCTCTCCGCTGGGCGTGGGCGACGACTGCGCACTGCTCGCGCCGGCGGCCGGCATGCAGCTGGCCGTGTCGTCGGACATGCTGGTCGAGGGCCGCCATTTCCTCTCCACCGTCGAGCCGGCGCGGCTCGGCCACAAGGCGCTGGCGGTCAACCTCAGCGACCTCGCGGCCTGCGGCGCGAAGCCGCTGGCCTTCACGCTGGCACTCGCGCTGCCGCAGGTCGACGAGGCCTGGCTCGAAGGCTTTTCGCGCGGCCTGTTCGCACTGGCCGACGCGCACGGCTGCGAGCTGGTCGGCGGCGACACCACGCGCGGCCCGCTCAACCTGTGCATCACCGTGTTCGGCGAAGTGCCCACCGGCGGCGCGCTGCTGCGCTCGGGCGCGCAGGCGGGCGACGATGTGTGGGTCAGCGGAACGCTGGGCGATGCGCGGCTCGCACTCGACGTGTTTCGCGGCCGGCGCACGCTGCCGGCGGAACTGTTCGCGCTGGCACGCGCGCGCATGGAAGAGCCCACGCCGCGCGTTGCGCTGGGCCAGGCCCTGCGCGGCATCGCGTCGGCGGCGGTCGACATCAGCGACGGACTGGCCGGCGACCTGGGGCACGTGCTGCGCGCGAGCGGCGTCGGCGCGCGGCTCGATGCCGACGCGGTGGCCGGGCGACTCGCGATCGGCGCCCACGCGCTCGCCGCAACGGCGGGCCTCGATGCGCAGGCGCGCCGCGCCTGCACGCTCGCGGGCGGCGACGACTACGAACTGGCCTTCACCGCGCCGGTCACCGCACGCGAAGCAGTGGCGCAGGCCGGCCGTGCATCGGGCACGCCGGTCACACGCATCGGCAGCATCGAGGCCGCGCCCGGCCTGCGCATCGTCGATGCACAGGGCGCGCCGCTGACGCAGCGCTTCGGCGGCTTCGACCACTTCGCTTGA